Proteins encoded in a region of the Streptomyces sp. NBC_00310 genome:
- a CDS encoding SDR family NAD(P)-dependent oxidoreductase — MNKIDYRTQTTLITGASAGLGAEFARLLAERGSDLVLVARRADRLEALADELSAKYQVTVTAVPFDLTVPAAGEALAKEVGRRGITVTSLVNNAGFGTHAPFRQEDAERVQQEIGLNVASLVDVTKAFIDQLTGFLVNVASSLGYQPWPNAAVYGATKAFVLSFTEALWQESRGTGLRVLALSPGPTRTEFFDTLGSDDMARGVRMQTPHQVVTTALRTLDRRNPPPSVVSGTFNWVTTLTSRFTTRRANVLAFGALTKWQMRSSGPSH, encoded by the coding sequence ATGAACAAGATCGACTACCGCACCCAGACCACCTTGATCACCGGGGCGAGCGCCGGACTCGGCGCGGAGTTCGCCCGCCTGCTCGCCGAGCGCGGCTCGGACCTCGTGCTGGTCGCCCGCCGCGCGGACCGGCTGGAGGCCCTGGCCGACGAGCTGTCCGCGAAGTACCAGGTCACCGTCACGGCGGTGCCCTTCGACCTCACCGTGCCAGCCGCCGGCGAAGCACTGGCCAAGGAGGTGGGCCGGCGCGGGATCACCGTCACCAGCCTCGTCAACAACGCCGGGTTCGGCACCCACGCCCCCTTCCGCCAGGAGGACGCGGAACGCGTCCAGCAGGAGATCGGCCTGAACGTGGCCAGCCTGGTCGACGTCACCAAGGCGTTCATCGACCAGCTGACCGGATTCCTGGTCAACGTCGCCAGCTCCCTCGGGTACCAGCCGTGGCCGAACGCCGCCGTCTACGGGGCGACCAAGGCCTTCGTGCTGAGCTTCACCGAAGCGCTGTGGCAGGAATCGCGAGGGACCGGCCTGCGCGTGCTCGCCCTCTCTCCGGGCCCGACCCGCACCGAGTTCTTCGACACGCTCGGCTCCGACGACATGGCCCGCGGCGTCCGGATGCAGACCCCGCACCAGGTGGTCACCACCGCACTGCGCACGCTGGACCGGCGCAACCCGCCCCCCAGCGTCGTCTCCGGCACCTTCAACTGGGTGACCACCCTGACCTCGCGCTTCACCACCCGCCGAGCCAACGTTCTGGCCTTCGGTGCGCTGACCAAGTGGCAGATGCGCTCGAGTGGGCCCAGCCACTGA